Proteins found in one Allorhizobium pseudoryzae genomic segment:
- a CDS encoding LysR substrate-binding domain-containing protein has translation MKLSRQFPLNALRVFEAVARHLSFTKAGEELGLTQTAVSYQVKLLEETLKETLFLRQPRKILLTEAGARLAPKVTQGFDMLEEAVNEMQGTAEGTLTIHATHTFASHWLARHLGIFQLDNPTIAVRLETSQEVIDFSKTEADLAIRVGRGQWPGLRAHFLMRNHFTPMLSPKLADSIGGVQTPRDLLRLKIIDPSDPWWRLWFIAAGYPDVVLESASRSRLGSQAVEAATAIAGHGVAILRPDFYQDDVAMGRLIQPFDLTCEDGSHYWLVYPEARRQTAKVRAFRAFLQKTLPSFDKGPDGGSV, from the coding sequence ATGAAACTGTCGAGGCAATTTCCCCTGAATGCGCTTCGCGTCTTTGAAGCCGTGGCGCGGCATCTGAGTTTCACCAAGGCTGGCGAGGAACTGGGCCTGACGCAGACTGCCGTCAGCTATCAGGTCAAGCTGCTGGAGGAGACGCTGAAGGAAACGCTGTTCCTGCGCCAGCCGCGCAAAATTCTGCTGACGGAAGCCGGCGCGCGCCTGGCACCGAAGGTCACGCAGGGGTTTGACATGCTGGAAGAGGCGGTGAACGAGATGCAGGGCACCGCGGAGGGCACGCTCACCATCCATGCCACGCACACCTTCGCCAGCCACTGGCTGGCCCGGCATCTGGGCATCTTCCAGCTCGACAACCCAACGATTGCCGTTCGGCTCGAAACCTCGCAGGAGGTGATCGACTTCAGCAAGACGGAAGCCGACCTTGCGATTCGTGTCGGCAGGGGGCAATGGCCGGGCCTGCGCGCCCACTTTCTCATGCGCAACCACTTCACGCCGATGCTGAGCCCGAAGCTGGCCGACAGCATCGGTGGCGTCCAGACGCCGCGTGACCTGCTGCGGCTGAAGATCATCGATCCCAGCGATCCCTGGTGGCGCCTCTGGTTCATCGCGGCGGGTTACCCGGACGTCGTCCTGGAAAGCGCCTCGAGAAGCCGGCTCGGCTCGCAGGCGGTGGAGGCGGCAACCGCAATCGCCGGCCATGGGGTCGCCATCCTGAGGCCCGATTTCTACCAGGACGACGTGGCGATGGGCCGCCTGATCCAGCCTTTCGACCTCACCTGCGAGGACGGTTCGCATTACTGGCTGGTCTATCCGGAAGCCCGCCGGCAGACCGCAAAGGTGCGCGCCTTCCGGGCCTTTCTGCAAAAGACCCTGCCAAGCTTCGACAAGGGCCCGGACGGCGGCAGTGTATAG
- the xdhC gene encoding xanthine dehydrogenase accessory protein XdhC: MTALAAFLTRNPDAVLVTVAQAKGSTPREKGALMLVSATEIFGTIGGGQLEFMGIDNARALLSGKGVSRMDIPLGPEIGQCCGGRTQLAFERLTPRLIADLESRLAAEEDAYPRVMLFGAGHVGQALATALAPLPLRVTVVETRAEALDGLPDTVERRLAAMPEALIPDLPGGSAVVILTHDHALDFLIARQALARGDLAYVGLIGSATKRATFKHWLDREAGGTVTADRLVLPIGGTEVRDKRPAVIAALVTAELLTALAGRP; this comes from the coding sequence ATGACCGCCCTCGCCGCCTTCCTCACCCGAAATCCCGACGCCGTCCTCGTCACTGTCGCGCAGGCCAAAGGTTCGACGCCGCGGGAAAAGGGGGCGCTCATGCTGGTGTCCGCCACGGAGATCTTCGGCACCATCGGTGGCGGGCAGCTGGAATTCATGGGGATCGACAATGCCCGGGCCCTGCTTTCCGGCAAGGGCGTCTCTCGGATGGACATTCCGCTGGGTCCGGAGATCGGCCAGTGCTGCGGCGGGCGCACGCAACTCGCCTTCGAGAGGCTCACCCCACGTCTGATCGCCGACCTTGAGTCACGCCTTGCCGCCGAGGAAGACGCCTATCCGCGAGTCATGCTGTTTGGCGCCGGGCATGTGGGACAAGCGCTGGCAACGGCGCTGGCGCCCCTTCCCTTGCGGGTCACGGTGGTGGAAACCAGGGCCGAGGCGCTCGACGGCCTGCCCGATACGGTGGAGAGACGTCTGGCGGCGATGCCGGAAGCCCTCATCCCGGATTTGCCCGGAGGCAGCGCCGTCGTGATCCTCACCCATGATCACGCGCTGGATTTCCTGATCGCCAGGCAAGCGCTGGCACGCGGCGATCTCGCCTATGTCGGCCTGATCGGGTCGGCCACCAAACGCGCGACCTTCAAGCACTGGCTGGACCGGGAAGCCGGCGGCACGGTCACCGCAGACCGTCTCGTGCTGCCGATCGGTGGTACCGAGGTGCGCGACAAACGCCCGGCGGTGATCGCAGCCCTGGTGACCGCCGAACTCCTCACCGCCCTGGCAGGCCGTCCTTAG
- the xdhB gene encoding xanthine dehydrogenase molybdopterin binding subunit: MDTTTFDTKDTINGPMHASLRHDSAHKHVTGSAEYIDDIPEPAGTLHAALGMADRAHADILSIDLSAVKSAPGVVMVLTADDIPGVNDVSSNGSHDEPLLATSKVEFHGQPIFVVIGETRDQARRAARLAKIEYRDLPHWTDIDAALENNAPLVITPMTLKRGEPDTEMAKAPRRLNGRFYIGGQEHFYLESQIAFAIPGEDEDVTVWSSTQHPTEVQHMVAHVLNCASHAVTVNTRRMGGGFGGKETQGAHFACLAAVAAKKLNRAVKFRPDRDEDMMVTGKRHDFRVDYELGFDDEGRIHAVDATFAARCGFSSDLSGPVTDRALFHADSSYFYPHVHLTSKPLKTHTCSNTAFRGFGGPQGMVGGERFIEEIAYAVGKDPLDVRKLNFYGEPGSGRTLTPYHQEVEDNILLRLVEELETSSDYRARRQAIIEFNENSPVIRKGIALTPVKFGISFTMTAFNQAGALVHVYSDGSIHLNHGGTEMGQGLYTKVAQVVADTFNVDIERVKITATTTGKVPNTSATAASSGSDLNGMAAYDAARQIKDRLIDFACRKWQAKAEDVEFLPNRVRIGTETVSFDALVKAAYFDRVQLSAAGFYKTPKIHWDRAAGKGRPFFYFAYGAACSEVSIDTLTGEYLVDRTDILHDVGKSLNPVIDIGQVEGAFVQGMGWLTTEELWWDAKGRLRTHAPSTYKIPLASDRPKIFNVKLADWSENREQTIGRSKAVGEPPFMLGISVLEALSMAVASIADYTVCPRLDAPATPERVLMAVERLKAL; this comes from the coding sequence ATGGATACCACCACCTTCGACACCAAGGACACCATCAACGGCCCGATGCACGCCTCGCTGCGGCATGATTCCGCCCACAAGCATGTCACCGGAAGCGCCGAATATATCGACGACATTCCCGAACCCGCAGGCACGCTGCATGCCGCGCTCGGCATGGCGGACCGCGCCCATGCAGACATCCTGTCGATCGACCTCTCGGCAGTGAAGTCTGCCCCCGGCGTCGTCATGGTGCTGACGGCGGACGATATTCCGGGCGTCAACGACGTCTCCTCCAATGGCAGCCATGACGAGCCGCTGCTCGCCACCAGCAAGGTCGAGTTCCACGGCCAGCCGATCTTCGTGGTCATCGGCGAGACCCGCGACCAGGCGCGCCGGGCCGCGCGTCTGGCGAAGATCGAGTATCGCGACCTGCCGCACTGGACGGATATCGACGCCGCGCTGGAGAACAACGCGCCGCTGGTCATCACCCCGATGACGCTGAAGCGCGGCGAACCGGACACCGAGATGGCCAAGGCGCCGCGCCGCCTGAACGGCCGCTTTTACATCGGCGGCCAGGAGCATTTCTATCTGGAAAGCCAGATCGCCTTCGCCATTCCGGGCGAGGACGAGGACGTGACCGTCTGGTCCTCCACGCAGCACCCGACGGAGGTGCAGCACATGGTGGCGCATGTTCTGAATTGCGCGAGCCACGCGGTAACCGTCAACACACGCCGCATGGGCGGCGGTTTCGGCGGCAAGGAAACGCAAGGCGCGCATTTTGCCTGCCTCGCGGCCGTCGCCGCCAAGAAGCTCAACCGCGCCGTCAAATTCCGCCCGGACCGCGACGAAGACATGATGGTGACCGGCAAGCGGCACGATTTCCGCGTCGATTACGAACTGGGTTTTGACGACGAGGGCCGCATCCACGCGGTGGACGCCACTTTTGCGGCGCGCTGCGGTTTCTCCTCAGACCTCTCCGGCCCCGTGACCGACCGTGCGCTCTTCCATGCGGATTCCAGCTATTTCTATCCGCATGTGCACCTTACCTCGAAGCCGCTGAAAACCCATACCTGCTCCAACACCGCCTTTCGCGGTTTCGGCGGCCCGCAGGGCATGGTGGGCGGTGAGCGTTTCATCGAGGAAATCGCCTATGCGGTCGGCAAGGATCCGCTCGATGTGCGTAAGCTGAATTTCTATGGCGAGCCCGGCTCCGGGCGGACACTGACGCCCTACCACCAGGAGGTGGAAGACAATATTCTGCTGCGGCTGGTGGAAGAGCTGGAGACCTCCAGCGACTACCGGGCGCGCCGCCAGGCCATCATCGAGTTCAACGAGAACAGCCCGGTCATCCGCAAGGGCATCGCTTTGACGCCGGTAAAATTCGGCATTTCCTTCACCATGACCGCCTTCAACCAGGCCGGTGCGCTGGTGCATGTCTATTCGGACGGGTCGATCCACCTGAACCATGGCGGCACCGAAATGGGCCAGGGCCTTTACACGAAAGTGGCGCAGGTGGTGGCCGATACCTTCAACGTCGATATCGAGCGGGTGAAGATCACCGCCACCACCACCGGCAAGGTGCCGAACACATCCGCCACCGCGGCCTCCTCCGGTTCGGATTTGAACGGCATGGCAGCCTATGATGCGGCGCGCCAGATCAAGGATCGGCTGATCGATTTTGCCTGCCGCAAATGGCAGGCGAAAGCCGAGGATGTCGAATTCCTGCCAAACCGCGTGCGCATCGGCACCGAGACGGTGAGCTTCGACGCGCTGGTGAAGGCCGCCTATTTCGACCGCGTGCAGCTCTCCGCCGCCGGCTTCTACAAGACGCCAAAAATCCATTGGGACCGCGCTGCCGGCAAGGGCCGCCCCTTCTTCTACTTCGCCTATGGCGCCGCCTGCTCGGAAGTCTCGATCGACACGCTGACGGGCGAATATCTGGTGGACCGCACCGATATCCTCCACGATGTGGGCAAGTCGCTGAACCCGGTGATCGACATCGGCCAGGTGGAAGGCGCCTTCGTGCAGGGCATGGGCTGGCTGACGACCGAGGAGCTGTGGTGGGATGCCAAGGGGCGGCTTCGCACGCATGCCCCCTCCACCTACAAGATCCCGCTCGCCTCCGACCGGCCCAAGATCTTCAACGTCAAGCTGGCGGATTGGTCGGAAAACCGCGAACAGACGATCGGCCGCTCCAAGGCCGTCGGCGAACCGCCCTTCATGCTGGGCATTTCGGTGCTCGAAGCGCTCTCGATGGCGGTCGCCTCGATTGCCGACTACACCGTCTGCCCGAGGCTCGATGCGCCTGCAACGCCCGAGCGCGTGCTGATGGCGGTGGAGCGGCTGAAGGCCCTGTGA
- the xdhA gene encoding xanthine dehydrogenase small subunit, which translates to MTSAIRFILNGEEVSLGDFAPTETLLDYLRLRRRLTGSKEGCAEGDCGACTVLVGRLIGGALRYEAVNACIRFVGSLHGTHVVTVEHLAAKDSKLHPVQQAMVDCHGSQCGFCTPGFVMSLYGLWMANDNPSRAEIEIALQGNLCRCTGYEPIIKSAEQVATERPSALFDPIERDRAEIMAKLWTIRAASDTITVTKSNDRAIIPGTLDALAEVLAAEPSATIVAGATDVGLWVTKQMRPLNPVVFINHLTDLQTITEDETGIVIGAGVTYAQALSVLEGRHPALGRLIDRIGGQQVRNMGTIGGNIANGSPIGDTPPALIALGAELTLRSAAGSRTMALEDYFIAYGKQDRNPGEFVEKLTVPDAPEDAYFAVYKISKRRDEDISALLGAFYLALDAEGCVETCRIAFGGMAATPKRAKAVEAALTGRPWSWNTVASVRDAFDEDYQPLSDWRATAEYRALTAKNLLTRFFLETAGQPQELARFEPEEA; encoded by the coding sequence ATGACGTCAGCCATCCGCTTTATCCTCAATGGCGAAGAGGTTTCTCTCGGCGACTTTGCGCCCACGGAAACGCTCCTGGATTATCTGAGGCTGAGGCGGCGGCTGACCGGCAGCAAGGAAGGCTGCGCCGAAGGGGATTGCGGCGCCTGCACGGTGCTTGTCGGCCGACTGATCGGTGGCGCCTTGCGTTATGAGGCGGTCAATGCCTGCATCCGCTTCGTCGGCTCGTTGCACGGCACCCATGTGGTGACGGTGGAACACCTGGCGGCCAAAGACAGCAAATTGCATCCGGTGCAGCAGGCGATGGTCGATTGTCACGGCTCGCAATGCGGCTTCTGCACGCCGGGTTTCGTCATGTCGCTCTACGGATTGTGGATGGCGAACGACAATCCGAGCCGCGCGGAAATCGAGATCGCGCTGCAGGGCAATCTCTGTCGCTGCACCGGGTATGAGCCGATCATCAAGTCGGCGGAACAGGTGGCAACCGAGCGCCCGAGCGCCCTCTTCGACCCGATCGAACGCGACCGCGCCGAGATCATGGCCAAGCTCTGGACCATCCGCGCCGCCTCCGACACCATCACCGTGACCAAGAGCAATGACCGGGCGATCATTCCAGGCACCCTCGATGCGCTGGCCGAAGTGCTCGCCGCAGAGCCTTCCGCCACCATCGTCGCGGGCGCAACCGATGTCGGGCTCTGGGTGACGAAACAGATGCGGCCGCTGAACCCGGTCGTCTTCATCAATCACCTGACCGATCTGCAGACGATCACGGAAGACGAGACGGGGATCGTGATCGGCGCCGGCGTCACCTATGCGCAGGCGCTTAGTGTTCTCGAAGGCCGCCACCCGGCGCTCGGCCGCCTGATCGACCGCATCGGCGGCCAGCAGGTGCGCAACATGGGCACGATCGGCGGCAACATCGCCAATGGCTCGCCGATCGGCGACACGCCGCCGGCGCTGATCGCGCTTGGCGCGGAACTGACCCTGCGCTCCGCCGCGGGAAGCCGGACCATGGCGCTCGAAGATTATTTCATCGCCTACGGCAAGCAGGACCGCAATCCGGGCGAATTCGTCGAGAAGCTCACGGTGCCGGATGCGCCGGAGGATGCCTATTTCGCCGTCTACAAGATTTCCAAACGCCGCGACGAGGATATTTCCGCCCTTCTCGGCGCCTTTTATCTGGCGCTCGATGCGGAAGGCTGCGTCGAAACCTGTCGCATCGCGTTTGGCGGCATGGCAGCCACCCCGAAGCGGGCCAAGGCCGTGGAGGCAGCCCTCACCGGCCGTCCCTGGAGCTGGAACACGGTTGCCTCCGTCCGCGACGCCTTCGACGAGGATTACCAGCCGCTCTCCGATTGGCGCGCGACCGCCGAATACCGCGCGCTGACTGCCAAGAACCTGCTCACCCGCTTCTTCCTGGAAACTGCCGGCCAGCCACAGGAACTGGCGCGGTTCGAGCCCGAGGAGGCGTGA
- a CDS encoding 3-hydroxybutyrate dehydrogenase: MARTVVVTGSTSGIGLGIARAFAADGANVVINGFGKADEIEAARAELDRLGEGTVLYHGADMTKPDEIADLIGLAEKSFGTIDVLVNNAGIQHVAKIEDFPIEKWDQLIAILLSSAFHTMRNTIPLMKKAGKGRIINVASAHGLVASPFKSAYVAAKHGVLGLTKTAALELAEFGITVNAICPGYVLTPLVEKQIPDTARERGISEEAVKTDVMLRLQATKEFVSIEEVASTALFLASDAARQITGTHISIDGGWTAQ, from the coding sequence ATGGCAAGAACCGTCGTCGTCACCGGCTCCACCAGCGGCATCGGGCTCGGCATTGCCCGGGCCTTTGCCGCCGATGGCGCCAATGTGGTGATCAACGGCTTCGGCAAGGCCGACGAGATCGAGGCGGCCCGTGCCGAGCTTGACCGGCTGGGCGAAGGCACGGTGCTCTATCACGGCGCCGACATGACGAAGCCCGACGAGATTGCCGACCTGATCGGCCTTGCGGAAAAAAGCTTCGGCACCATCGACGTGCTGGTCAACAATGCCGGCATCCAGCATGTGGCGAAGATCGAGGATTTCCCGATCGAGAAGTGGGATCAGCTGATCGCGATCCTGCTCTCGTCTGCCTTCCACACCATGCGCAACACCATTCCGCTGATGAAGAAGGCCGGCAAAGGCCGCATCATCAATGTTGCCTCCGCGCATGGACTGGTTGCATCGCCGTTCAAATCGGCTTATGTCGCTGCTAAGCACGGCGTTTTGGGATTGACCAAAACCGCCGCACTGGAATTGGCCGAATTCGGCATTACAGTGAACGCCATCTGCCCCGGCTACGTGCTGACGCCCCTCGTGGAGAAACAGATCCCCGACACGGCGCGCGAACGTGGTATCTCGGAAGAGGCGGTCAAGACGGACGTCATGCTCCGCCTGCAGGCGACGAAGGAATTCGTCTCCATCGAGGAAGTGGCTTCAACGGCACTTTTCCTCGCCAGCGACGCAGCACGACAGATCACCGGCACACACATCTCCATCGACGGCGGCTGGACCGCTCAATAA
- a CDS encoding invasion associated locus B family protein has protein sequence MSAKACALAVSAVLLTALSASAQPTRVKQFEAWGVYSYGSGSNKSCYALSVPTTALPASVNHGDNFFLVAPQAGASSYMPQAIMAYDLKTDSRITLTIGSETFTLVPKDKTAWVRDPAREPALVAAMRGGSDMTLKATSARGTNTSYTYSLKGVTAALQAVRNCR, from the coding sequence ATGTCCGCCAAGGCATGCGCCCTAGCCGTTTCCGCCGTTCTGTTGACTGCGCTCAGCGCCAGTGCACAGCCCACCCGCGTCAAACAGTTCGAAGCATGGGGCGTTTATTCCTATGGCAGCGGCAGCAACAAGAGTTGCTATGCGCTCTCCGTGCCGACGACCGCGCTCCCGGCGAGCGTGAACCACGGCGACAACTTCTTTCTCGTCGCCCCTCAGGCCGGCGCCTCCTCCTATATGCCGCAGGCCATCATGGCCTATGACCTGAAGACCGATAGCCGCATCACGCTCACCATCGGCAGCGAGACTTTCACCCTGGTGCCGAAGGACAAGACCGCCTGGGTGCGTGATCCGGCCCGCGAACCGGCCCTGGTTGCGGCCATGCGCGGCGGTTCGGACATGACGCTGAAGGCGACCTCCGCCCGCGGCACCAATACCAGCTACACCTATTCCCTGAAGGGGGTGACGGCGGCCTTGCAGGCTGTGCGCAACTGCCGCTGA
- a CDS encoding glutathione binding-like protein translates to MADLSAFPITSRWPAANPDILQLYSTPTPNGVKVSIMLEETGLAYEPHFINIGQNETWGEEFLSLNPNGKIPAILDPNGPDGKPLALFESGAILIYLAEKTGQFLPKDAGARFETIQWVMFQMGGIGPMFGQFGFFHKFAGKEIEDKRPRDRYLAETKRLLGVLDQRLAGRDFMMGGDVTIADFAIVGWIRSLIGFYEARDLVEYDTRRNLSAWFDRMMVRPAVQRGVEIPARP, encoded by the coding sequence ATGGCCGATCTTTCCGCCTTCCCCATCACCAGCCGCTGGCCGGCAGCCAATCCGGACATCCTGCAGCTCTATTCGACGCCAACGCCAAACGGCGTGAAGGTGTCGATCATGCTGGAGGAGACCGGCCTCGCCTATGAGCCGCATTTCATCAATATCGGCCAGAACGAGACCTGGGGCGAGGAATTCCTGTCGCTGAACCCGAACGGCAAGATCCCGGCCATCCTCGACCCGAACGGTCCGGACGGCAAACCGCTGGCACTGTTCGAATCCGGCGCGATCCTGATCTATCTCGCCGAAAAGACCGGCCAGTTCCTGCCGAAAGACGCCGGCGCCCGTTTTGAGACGATCCAGTGGGTGATGTTCCAGATGGGCGGCATCGGCCCGATGTTCGGCCAGTTCGGCTTTTTCCACAAGTTTGCCGGCAAGGAGATCGAGGACAAGCGCCCGCGTGACCGTTACCTCGCCGAGACGAAGCGTCTGCTCGGCGTTCTCGACCAGCGCCTGGCGGGCCGCGACTTCATGATGGGCGGTGACGTGACGATCGCCGACTTCGCCATTGTCGGTTGGATTCGCTCGCTGATCGGCTTTTACGAAGCCCGCGATCTGGTGGAATATGACACGCGACGCAACCTATCCGCCTGGTTCGACCGCATGATGGTGCGGCCCGCCGTGCAGCGCGGCGTGGAAATCCCCGCACGCCCCTGA
- a CDS encoding LLM class flavin-dependent oxidoreductase, with the protein MELGLYTFADVDPNIASGSRGQDAATRLKHLIEEIELADQVGLDVFGLGEHHRPDYAVSSPSTVLAAAAVKTKNIRLSSAVSVLSSDDPIRVFQQFSTVDLLSGGRAEIMAGRGSFIESYPLFGYDLNDYDRLFSEKLDLLLTLRDNEIVDWEGELRAPIQRRGVYPRPLQDKLPVWIAVGGTPQSVARAGAMGLPLAVAIIGGDYARFAPFFELYREAARRSGHDPKTLKTSINVHGFIADTTDKAADQFYGPQAAVMDRLGRERGWPPTNRTQFDRARSAPGNLFVGDPETVAEKIIAAHKVFGNDRLLIQMAIGLMPHDEIMRGIELFGTKVAPLVRKALTPAQDGAKPAA; encoded by the coding sequence ATGGAACTCGGCCTTTATACGTTTGCGGATGTCGATCCGAACATTGCCAGCGGCAGCCGCGGCCAGGATGCCGCCACCCGGCTGAAACATCTCATCGAGGAGATCGAGCTTGCCGACCAGGTGGGGCTTGATGTCTTCGGACTTGGCGAGCATCACCGGCCGGATTATGCCGTCTCCTCGCCCTCCACCGTACTGGCGGCCGCTGCTGTGAAGACGAAGAACATCCGTCTGAGCAGCGCCGTTTCGGTCTTGAGTTCGGACGATCCGATCCGCGTCTTCCAGCAGTTTTCGACCGTCGATCTGCTTTCCGGCGGGCGTGCAGAAATCATGGCGGGGCGGGGCTCCTTCATCGAATCCTATCCGCTCTTCGGCTACGACCTCAACGATTACGACCGGCTGTTTTCCGAAAAGCTCGACCTGCTTCTGACGCTCCGCGACAACGAGATTGTTGACTGGGAAGGGGAACTCCGGGCGCCCATCCAGCGGCGCGGCGTTTATCCGCGCCCATTGCAGGACAAGCTTCCGGTGTGGATCGCGGTGGGCGGCACGCCGCAATCGGTGGCCCGTGCCGGCGCCATGGGCCTGCCGCTGGCGGTCGCCATCATCGGCGGCGACTACGCCCGTTTCGCGCCCTTCTTCGAACTGTACCGGGAGGCGGCGCGCCGCTCCGGTCACGATCCGAAGACGCTGAAGACGAGCATCAACGTGCATGGTTTCATTGCCGACACGACCGACAAGGCGGCAGACCAGTTTTACGGCCCGCAGGCGGCGGTCATGGACCGGCTTGGCCGCGAACGCGGCTGGCCGCCGACCAACCGCACGCAGTTTGATCGCGCCCGCTCTGCGCCCGGCAATCTCTTCGTCGGCGATCCGGAAACGGTGGCGGAAAAAATCATTGCCGCTCACAAGGTCTTCGGCAATGACCGGCTGCTGATCCAGATGGCGATCGGCCTGATGCCGCACGATGAGATCATGCGCGGCATCGAGCTTTTCGGCACCAAGGTGGCGCCGCTTGTCAGAAAAGCGTTGACGCCTGCCCAAGATGGGGCGAAACCCGCCGCCTAA
- the map gene encoding type I methionyl aminopeptidase → MIITSDDELQKLKAIGRICAQAVDVMAKALEPGITTLELDRIGRKVLEDHDAQSAPEFCYQFPGATCISVNEEVAHGIPGSRVIAAGDLVNIDVSAVKDGFFGDTGSSFAVPPVKREIEKLVRDGRRALWTGLQQVKPGKPIAGIGQAIGTFAKKNRYTLITNLASHGIGRSLHEEPAEVPTWPDPAESRLMDEGLVFTVEPFLSLGGEWAEDGGNGDPWTLYSDPKAPTVQFEHTIVVTRNGPLILTLAE, encoded by the coding sequence ATGATCATCACCTCCGACGACGAACTTCAGAAACTGAAGGCCATCGGGCGCATTTGCGCCCAGGCGGTCGATGTGATGGCGAAGGCGCTGGAGCCAGGGATCACCACGCTGGAACTCGACCGGATCGGCCGCAAGGTGCTGGAAGACCATGACGCGCAGTCGGCTCCGGAATTCTGCTACCAGTTTCCGGGTGCGACCTGCATCAGCGTCAATGAGGAAGTGGCGCACGGCATTCCGGGCAGCCGGGTGATTGCGGCAGGCGATCTCGTCAATATCGACGTCTCTGCGGTCAAGGATGGGTTCTTCGGCGACACGGGCTCGTCCTTCGCCGTGCCCCCGGTGAAGCGCGAGATCGAGAAACTGGTGCGCGATGGACGCCGCGCGCTCTGGACCGGGCTGCAGCAGGTGAAGCCCGGCAAGCCGATCGCCGGCATCGGCCAGGCCATCGGTACATTCGCCAAAAAGAACCGCTATACGCTCATCACCAACCTCGCGAGCCACGGCATCGGCCGCTCGCTGCATGAGGAGCCGGCGGAGGTGCCGACCTGGCCGGATCCGGCCGAGAGCCGCCTCATGGACGAGGGCCTCGTCTTCACCGTCGAACCCTTCCTCTCGCTCGGCGGCGAGTGGGCGGAAGACGGCGGCAATGGCGATCCCTGGACGCTCTACAGCGATCCCAAGGCGCCGACGGTGCAGTTCGAGCACACCATCGTCGTGACCCGCAACGGCCCGTTGATCTTGACGCTTGCGGAGTAG
- a CDS encoding BrnT family toxin — protein sequence MKIIYDEGKRLSNLEKHGLDFADLTIEFFAASTVIPAKSGRFMAIGELDGRIIIAVVFRPLGAEALSVISMRPASSKERSVR from the coding sequence ATGAAGATCATCTACGACGAAGGCAAGCGGCTTTCCAATCTCGAGAAGCATGGTCTCGACTTCGCCGACCTGACGATCGAGTTCTTCGCTGCTTCCACCGTCATTCCCGCGAAGTCGGGTCGCTTCATGGCGATTGGCGAGCTTGATGGCCGCATCATCATCGCGGTGGTGTTTCGTCCATTGGGCGCTGAGGCCCTGTCGGTGATCTCCATGCGGCCCGCGAGTAGCAAGGAACGGAGCGTGCGATGA
- a CDS encoding BrnA antitoxin family protein yields the protein MTAKFASRRPLTEDEETEIQRMIASDPDAPEASDAEIAEARPFAAVFPEMAASIDREIARRGPGRPPVESPKVAVTIRVEPEVLQRFQAQGKDWRSRMTEALRKAAGL from the coding sequence ATGACGGCCAAGTTTGCATCCAGACGTCCGCTGACGGAAGATGAAGAAACCGAGATCCAGCGGATGATTGCCTCCGATCCGGATGCGCCGGAGGCAAGCGATGCGGAAATAGCCGAGGCACGTCCTTTTGCCGCGGTCTTTCCGGAGATGGCTGCCAGCATTGATCGGGAAATCGCCCGCCGCGGACCCGGTCGTCCGCCGGTCGAGTCCCCGAAGGTGGCGGTCACCATCCGCGTCGAGCCTGAGGTTCTGCAGCGGTTTCAGGCGCAGGGCAAAGATTGGCGAAGCCGGATGACCGAAGCACTGCGCAAGGCGGCAGGGTTATGA